The genomic region GCGGGGACTCGCGCCGTTACCGCGGCCCTGGCCGGAGCCGCCTTACGAGTCGCCGTGTCTCGAGTGCCACGAGGGGATCGAAGAGCGGAGCGGGGAGATCTTCGGCAGGCGCCACGCCCACGCGAAGCATGTCGTCGAGCAGAAGATCGACTGCGAGCGGTGCCACCGGACGCACGAGGAGAAGCCGGAGGGCGAAGTCGTCCGGTTCGACGCCTCCGGATGCGAGTCGTGTCACCACCGGGCCGCCGACCTGCGCCGCCCGGCGACCTGCGTCCCCTGCCATGCGGACATCCAGAAAGGGACCGTCGAGAGCTTCCGGGGGAAGTTCAGCCACTCGGTGCACGTCGAGGACGAGGAAATCGCCTGCGGGACGTGCCACGTGACGGCCGCCGGGGGCGTCCTCGGTCTTCAGCGAGAGGCGTGCGTGGAGTGCCACGACGAATAGGCCCGTCGTGGCGCGGAGCGGATCTGGGGCGGGCGAGACCCGGGTCTAGCGGTCAGGCGGTTCCCGCATCGTGCAGCCGAAGCACGAGCGGGTTGCGAGCGACGTAGAGACCTACCTGTAGCCGGTCTTGAAGCTTCAGCTTGGCCAGGATCTGACCGACGTGCTTCTTCACCGTGGTGTCCGTGATCCCGAGCGCCTGCGCGATCTCCTTGTTCGAGCGGCCGTTCGCGATCAGCTGGGCCACCTCGGTCTCGCGCGCGGAGAGGTTCCGGTAGGCGCGGTCGGCGCCGCCCAGCGCGTGCCGCATGATCGCGGCCGCGGTGCCCGCCTCGTAGTACGCCTTACCGGACGCCACCGTGCGGATCGCGCGGTAGAGCTCCTCCGGATCCGCGTCCCGGCGGATCGTGCCGGTGGCTCCCTGGGAGACCGCGAGTTCCAGGCAATCGGTGCCCGACGCGCACCGCTCGTGGGGCTCCTGCGTGCCTCCGAGCCGGGGCGGATTGAGAACCATGCACTCGCGTCGCCCGCGCTCGGCCACCGCGAGGATGGGAATGGTGGGCGCGTGGGAGCGAATGTACGAGAGCGCGGTCTTTCCGTCCGGGGCGGGAAGCTGGAGCGCGAGGACCGTCACCGAAGGCTCGAGCTCGTGGCTCAGTCGGCCGGCTTCGACCGCATCCGACGCCTCGCCGACCACCTCGAAATCGGACTGTGCCCTGAAGATCGCGATGAGACCCGCGCGGTCGATGAGCTGGCCGTCGGCGAGGAGAATCCGGATCCTCCCGGAAGAGCGTTTGGCCTTTGCAGCATGGCGGGGACGCGGCTTCGGAGCAGGCTTCTTCTTGCGAGCTTTCGACCCGTTTCGCTGGACCACGTTTCCTCGTAGGGGGAAGCGGCGGCGCCAACCACTCAGACGCTGCAGCTGGTGGGAGTCTACTCGTCATGACAAAATGGGTCAAGGGATCTAAACGGGATGGGCGCAGTGCATTAGAGGCGCGTCGAAAGGCAGGGGTCTTCTCGTATCATCCGTTCGAGCCCGCCGGCTTCCTTGCCACCGCGGCATCGATCCTGGTGAACTCCACCCGTCGGTTCATGGCGCGGCCTTCGGGCTTGGCGTTGCCGGACACCGGCTGGGTATCGCCCTTCCCATCCGTCTGGAACCGATCCTCGGCGAGCTTGAATTCCCTTACGAGAACCCCCGCGACCGCGGCCGCGCGGCGCTTCGAGAGATCGAGGTTCGACGCCGTGGTGCCCACGTTGTCCGTGTGTCCGGTGATGCGCAGCTTCACGTCGGGCTTCGACTCGAGGTAGGCCGCGACCTGACGCAGCACGGGCGCGGACTCCGGCCGGACCACGTCGGAGCCGGTGTCGAAATGGATCCCGTACGTCACGAGCTTCCCCCCGGCGAGCATGTCCTTCGGAGGGCGTGGCCCCTTGGCGAACCGGACGTTCGTGATCATGAGCTTCGGCTGATCCCCCGGCGCCCACAGGCGGAAGTCGATCTCGGCGGGAATGCCGCGTCCGGTCACGTCGGGAACGTTCGCGAGGCGTTCCCGGTCCATGTACGCCTTCAGGGCCGTCGCGCGGGCGTAGTACATCATGCGGTGACGTCCGGATGCCTTGCCGGGAAGCGGCGTGGCCGAGTAGAGGTCACCGCATCGGAACGCCAGGTTCCGTTCTCCGGAGGGGAACGTGGTCTGCCACACCTCGCCGCCATTGGCCTCCAGAGCCGTGACCGTGAGGTGCGCGTCCGGGCCAAAACCGAACGCGTCGAACTCGAGGGTCCAGTATTCCGGCAAACCCTTGGGCACCTTCATGGAGATGTGTCCATCGTCGCTCGAACACCGGAGCCACCGCTCGCCTTCCATCTCCGCTACCTCGAAGGTCCCCGAAGCAAGGCGCCAGCCGGCCGGAAACTCGCCCAGCTCATCCTGCGTGAAATCGTCCGCGAACAGCACGCTGTCGCCCGGAACGAAATCGAACTTCGTCGAGACCGAGGAGAGTGGAGCGCCTCCCTGATTCGACCCGGACGCCTCGGACTCGGCGCCGGCCGGGGCCGACGTCTCCCCGGCCGGCTCGCCCCCCGCCTCGTGGACTCCGGTCTCGGGCTGGGACTTCTCCTGGGAGGCGGGTTCTTCACCCGCATCCTCGATCGCCTTCTCGGCTTCCTGGGTAGCCTTGTTCTCCGCCTTCTTCTTGATCCCGTCGAACGGACCGGCGAGAACGGTCCGCGCTTCAAGCCAAAGGCCGAAGAGTAGGAGCAGCGTGGTGGTGATGACCCCGGTTCGGACGGCGCGGACCATGTCGGTTCCCCCTTCAGAGACGCCGCGGAGCGCGACGCGTACCGAGAACGCGCATTTGTGGGACGGATGGGCTCACGGCTATACTGCGAGCCCCATGGACGCCCCCGGCGGGAAGGAGGGGATCCCGTCCCCTTCCGAGGTCACACGAACATTTCTTCGCTGGCGCCAAGGGGATGCTGCCGCGCTCCACGCGCTCCTCCCCCTCGTCTACGAGGAGATGCGCCGGCTTGCCGGCGGTTACCTGCAGAACGAGAGCCCCGGCCACACGCTCCAGCCGACCGCGCTCGCCCACGAGGCGTACCTCCGCCTTCTCGACCAGCGGCACGTGTCCTGGCAGAACCGCGCGCACTTCATGGGGCTCGCCGCACAGGCGATGCGCCGCATCCTCACGGACCACGCGCGCCGGCGCGACGCGCAGAAGCGCGGAGGCGGCGCAATGCACGTCGCCATCGACGCCCTTGCCGCGTCCGGAGCGGAGCCCGCAACGCCCGCCGATCCGATGGGCGTCTCCGCCGCCGACCTCGACGCCGCCCTGGAGCGGCTGGCGCAGCTCGACGAGCGCCAGGCACGCGTCGTCGAGCTCCGCTTCTTCACGGGTCTCTCCATCGAGGAAGCCGCCGAGGTGCTCTCCGTCTCTCCCGCGACCGTGAAGCGCGACTGGACGCTGGCGCGCGCGTGGCTCCACCGCGAGCTGAAGGGACCCACCCCGTGAGGGACGGGCTGCCGCTCGGAACGGAGCGCGAGCCGGATGTCCGCGTGCGCACGATCTGGTAGATTCCCCGCCCGAGGGAAGTCCCACCCCGGACCGGAGGGTCTCTCATGGAACTGGACTGGAACTGGGCGCTCTTGATCGGCGGCGCGCTCCTGATCCTCGTGGAGGTCGCGCTCGGCGGGTTCGCGGGATTCGACCTCGTGCTGATCGGATCCGCGTTCATGCTGGGCGGGATCGTGGGGCTCTGGACCGACAACACGAATCTCGCGTGGATCGTGGCCGCCGTGCTCTGTCTGACCTATCTCGTCGCGGGACGGAGGTGGGTCCGGAACAACCTGCGCGTGAAGTCCGTTCCGAGCAACGCGGACGCGCTCCTGGGCCAATCCGGCGTGGTGACGACGCGGATCCAGACGCACGAGTTCGGGCGCGTCCGGATCCAGAGCGAGGAATGGCTCGCGGCGCCCGCCGCGGGCGTCACGGGGCCGCTCGAGCCGGGGACCGTCGTCACCGTGGAAGCGGTGGACGGCGTCACTCTCAAGGTGAGGTGATCGAATGGGACTCCTGAGCATCCTGCTTTCGGTACTGGCCTTCGTCGCGCTCATCGCCCTGGCCCGGGCCGCCCGGGTGGTCGCGCAGTACGAGAAGGGCCTCGTGCTCCGCCTCGGCAAGTACCGTGCGACCGTGGACTCCGGGCTCACGTTCCTCGTGCCGGTGATCGAGGACATGGTCAAGGTCGACATGCGCGAGCGAGTGATCAACGTCGAGCCCCAGAAGGTCATCACCAAGGACAACGTCTCGGTGACGGTCGACGCGGTCATCTATTACCGGATCATCGATCCCGTGAAGGCCACGTTCGAGGTCCAGCACTTCTCCTACGCCGCGACCACGCTCGCCCAGACCAACCTTCGGAACCTGATCGGCGACAAGTCGCTGGACGAGACCCTGACCGCGCGCGACACGATCAACGCGAACCTCCGGTCGGTGCTCGACGAGGCGACGAACACGTGGGGCGTCAAGGTGACCCGGGTCGAGGTGCAGAAGATCGATCCCCCGGCGGACATCACCGAGGCCATGTCGCGCCAGATGAAGGCGGAGCGTGACAAGCGAGCCAACATCCTCGAGGCGGAGGGGGTGAAGCAGGCCCAGATCCTCCAGGCCGAGGGCGTGCGCCAGTCCGACATCCTGCGCGCCGAGGGCGACGCGCAGGCCAAGGTGCTCCGCGCCACCGCGGACGCCAAGGCCATCGAGCTCGTCTCGAACGCCGCGGAGCAGTTCTTCCGGGAGCGCGCCGAGGTGAGCAAGCGGCTCGACGTGCTCCATCACGTGCTCGCCGATCAGACGAAGTTCATCGTGCCCGCGGGCTCGGACCTCGTGAACGTGCTCGGGCTCGACGACAAGAACGTGGTGCCCGTCCGGAAGTAGTGCAGGGTGAGAGGGGCCGTGCGCCCTGCACGGTCCCTCTTCTCACGCCCGGCAACCCCGCTCACTCCCTGCCCGCATCGAGGCCGTCCGCGCCCGCACGCTGGGTGGAAAGCCCCAGAATCCCGCCCCGCCAAGCCTCTCGAGCGTCACGCGCTACCGCCGCGTGGCTCGTAGGTGCCACGGCGCCATGACCTCCCGAGTTGCACGCGTGGCTTCGCGCGGAACGGCCCGGACCTTGCGTACACAACGTGTATGGAAGTCACCCGTGGCGGGTTCAGAGCACGGGACCGTGCAGCACCACCTGGTTTCACGAGGTTCGCCATGCTCCACCGACTGGATGGCTTCATTCGGGATGAGGCGGGAGAAGATTTGATCGAGTACGGCCTTCTGGCCGCGTTCGTGGCCGCGATCGCCGTCGCGTGCATCATCGCGGATCCGCTCGGCCTCGCGCCGTCGCTGGAAGGCGCGTATCAGGACGCGATCGACGCGCTGAATTCGGTCTAGCGACCGGCCGCCCTCGTCCGGGAGCTGCCTCCGTCGCTCCCGGACGGAGCCACGGAGCGCTCGAGGAGTCCATCCGCGAGCGCGACCAGATGGTCCCTGCGCCGGATCTTCGCGGTCCAGCGCTCGGGAATCGCGCCTGCCCCCAGGAGGGCTCCCAGCACCGCGCCCGCGACCGCGCCATTGGTGTCCGTGTCCCCACCGGCGCGCACGACTTCCACGAGCGACTCCTCGAAGGAGGCCGCGTTCTCCAGACACCACAAGCCCGCCTGCATCGTCTTCAGCGTGAATCCGATCGCCGAGCCGTCCAGAGAGAGATGCTCCAGCCTGCGGCCCGAGGCCGAACGGACGGCGATCACCGTGTTCGGGCTCGCGTTCACGTGTTCCAGAGCGAGCGCGATCTCCTCGAGCGAGGCGGTCCTCCCGTCC from Candidatus Eisenbacteria bacterium harbors:
- a CDS encoding Flp family type IVb pilin, with protein sequence MLHRLDGFIRDEAGEDLIEYGLLAAFVAAIAVACIIADPLGLAPSLEGAYQDAIDALNSV
- a CDS encoding OmpA family protein, encoding MVRAVRTGVITTTLLLLFGLWLEARTVLAGPFDGIKKKAENKATQEAEKAIEDAGEEPASQEKSQPETGVHEAGGEPAGETSAPAGAESEASGSNQGGAPLSSVSTKFDFVPGDSVLFADDFTQDELGEFPAGWRLASGTFEVAEMEGERWLRCSSDDGHISMKVPKGLPEYWTLEFDAFGFGPDAHLTVTALEANGGEVWQTTFPSGERNLAFRCGDLYSATPLPGKASGRHRMMYYARATALKAYMDRERLANVPDVTGRGIPAEIDFRLWAPGDQPKLMITNVRFAKGPRPPKDMLAGGKLVTYGIHFDTGSDVVRPESAPVLRQVAAYLESKPDVKLRITGHTDNVGTTASNLDLSKRRAAAVAGVLVREFKLAEDRFQTDGKGDTQPVSGNAKPEGRAMNRRVEFTRIDAAVARKPAGSNG
- a CDS encoding cytochrome c3 family protein, giving the protein RGLAPLPRPWPEPPYESPCLECHEGIEERSGEIFGRRHAHAKHVVEQKIDCERCHRTHEEKPEGEVVRFDASGCESCHHRAADLRRPATCVPCHADIQKGTVESFRGKFSHSVHVEDEEIACGTCHVTAAGGVLGLQREACVECHDE
- a CDS encoding SPFH domain-containing protein, which translates into the protein MSILLSVLAFVALIALARAARVVAQYEKGLVLRLGKYRATVDSGLTFLVPVIEDMVKVDMRERVINVEPQKVITKDNVSVTVDAVIYYRIIDPVKATFEVQHFSYAATTLAQTNLRNLIGDKSLDETLTARDTINANLRSVLDEATNTWGVKVTRVEVQKIDPPADITEAMSRQMKAERDKRANILEAEGVKQAQILQAEGVRQSDILRAEGDAQAKVLRATADAKAIELVSNAAEQFFRERAEVSKRLDVLHHVLADQTKFIVPAGSDLVNVLGLDDKNVVPVRK
- a CDS encoding response regulator transcription factor, with translation MVQRNGSKARKKKPAPKPRPRHAAKAKRSSGRIRILLADGQLIDRAGLIAIFRAQSDFEVVGEASDAVEAGRLSHELEPSVTVLALQLPAPDGKTALSYIRSHAPTIPILAVAERGRRECMVLNPPRLGGTQEPHERCASGTDCLELAVSQGATGTIRRDADPEELYRAIRTVASGKAYYEAGTAAAIMRHALGGADRAYRNLSARETEVAQLIANGRSNKEIAQALGITDTTVKKHVGQILAKLKLQDRLQVGLYVARNPLVLRLHDAGTA
- a CDS encoding NfeD family protein, coding for MELDWNWALLIGGALLILVEVALGGFAGFDLVLIGSAFMLGGIVGLWTDNTNLAWIVAAVLCLTYLVAGRRWVRNNLRVKSVPSNADALLGQSGVVTTRIQTHEFGRVRIQSEEWLAAPAAGVTGPLEPGTVVTVEAVDGVTLKVR
- a CDS encoding sigma-70 family RNA polymerase sigma factor gives rise to the protein MDAPGGKEGIPSPSEVTRTFLRWRQGDAAALHALLPLVYEEMRRLAGGYLQNESPGHTLQPTALAHEAYLRLLDQRHVSWQNRAHFMGLAAQAMRRILTDHARRRDAQKRGGGAMHVAIDALAASGAEPATPADPMGVSAADLDAALERLAQLDERQARVVELRFFTGLSIEEAAEVLSVSPATVKRDWTLARAWLHRELKGPTP